The stretch of DNA TGCGACGCCGATGTACGCGTAGGCAGCGGCGCTGATGACGAGGAAGAACGCGAAGTACGCCGCCGCGGCTCGTCGTTGCATATCCTGACGGTCGGTCGTCGCGCGGTTTAATGATTACTTTTCGGCTGTCTGGCCCGGCTTGCGAGGGTTGGCGCTCGGCCGTCGCCCGCCCGACCCCGGTGCTCGCGGCCGGGTCACCGACACGGCCACCACACCGGGCGTCGGCCGCTGGGGGGACGACGCTCCGTCGGACATCCCTCTCGGTCCCGCGATCCGCGCCAGCCGGGCGGTCGAGTGTCGGTCCCCGCCACACCGCTTCGAACGCCCTCGACGGCACGCTCGTATGCGCCTCCGACCGGTGGTGTAGGAGCCATCTAATCTTGTAGTCGGGCCGGGAAGTCGGTGTCGTGATGCGTGTGCCCCGCCCCTCACACAGCGTCGTCCGGGCGACACTCGTGACCGTCTTCCTCGTGTTGCTCGCCGTGCCGGTCGCCGCGTTCGTCTCGGCGCAGGTCGGGGCCACGGAGTCACCCGAGGTCAAGCGGGCGGGCGAGGTGAGCGGTCCGGACCGGGCCGGCTACACGGTGATCACGACCCAGGAGTTCAGCGCGTCGTATCCGAGCGCAGAGCTGATCGTCCTAGCACCGGACGGGACGCCAGTCTACGTCGACGACCGGTGGGACACGTACTTCGACGTCGACCCGGTTCCGGGCCGGTCCGAGACGGTGGAGTACGTCGCGGCCGACTATATCTCGCACCCGGACTGTAACGACAACGGCTCCTGCACGCGAGAGGTCTTCGTCAGGGAGAACTTCACGACTGGAGGGGCACGCGTGCTCTGGTCGCGAGTCACGCCCGGCAAGGCCAACACCCGCGTCCACGACATCGACCGCATCGACGAGTCGCGAATCGTCGTCGCCGACGTGTACCGGGACGAGGTGTTCGTCTACGACACGGAGCGGCAGGTCCGGGTCTGGACCTGGCGGGCCCAGCGGGACTATCCACTCGGCAGCGGCGGTCCCTTCCCGGAGGACTGGACGCACATCAACGACGTGGAGGTGCTCCCGGACGGCAGGCTTATGGTCAGCCTCAGGAACCAGGACAGCGTCGTCTTCCTGGCACGGAACGGCACGCTCCTCGACCGGCAGACCCTCGGGAGCGACGGTCGGCACGACGTGCTCTACGAACAGCACAATCCGGACTACCTCCCCGGAGCGTCGCCGTCGGTCCTCGTCGCGGACTCCGAGAACGACCGCGTCGTCGAGTACCGCCGGCGCGACGGTGAGTGGCGTCGGACCTGGCACTGGCGGGACCAGCGGCTCCGGTGGCCCCGGGACGCCGACCGCCTCCCGAACGGACACACGCTGATCACCGACACCAACGGCGACCGGGTCCTCGAGGTCAACGAGTCGGGGGCCGTCGTCTGGTCCGTCGAGGTGGGGCTACCGTACGAGGCCGAACGCCTCTCGACCGGGCCCGAGAGCGCGGGCGGACCGAATGCCACACGCGCGGGACTCGCATCCCGCGGTCCGGTGCTCGACCGCGCGTCGGACCAGGGCCAGCGGGGCGCACTCGCGACTGCGGGCGCGTTCGTCCGACAGGTCGTTCCCGAGTCGGTGCGGAACGGACTCACCTTCGTGCTCCCACCGGGGCTGTACTGGTGGCACGTCCCGCTGCTCGGGGCGGCGCTGCTCGATCTGGGGGTGCTCGCGCTGCTGGAGTTGCGTCGGTCGAACTGGCGGTTCGTGTGGCCGGTCGCCGCGTCTGACGAACGGGAGTGACCCTTCGACCGGAACGGTCGAGATCCGAGGAGAGCCTAGGCCGGGATTTGAACCCGGGCTCTCGTCCTTACCAAGGACGAATCCTCGACCGTGTCCCAGCGAAGGGAAATTTCGTTGGTTTAAATATGGTCTTGATGGGATCCTGGTATAGGATTCGGCTTCCGTCCCCCGATTAGGGGTTTACAGATCGGCTCTACCTGTTCTACGGATAAGGCGTCTTCTGGGATAAAATACCGGGGAAGCGTCCCCAAAGATTGACCTGTATTACTAATCTGGTGCGGGGCATTGAATCTATTTCACCGAGTTCCAAGTGTGGAAGGACTCTCATAGAAGTTCCTCTAATCCACGGCTTTCCTCAAGTTCTCGGAGTTCTCGGACCAAGCTGCGTTTCTCTTGTAGAAGATTCTGTTTGTCCTGCCACACTGCTTCCTTGGCTTTCCGTTTCTCTTGGTAGAGTTCCTTCAATCGTTGGCGGACCTGGACATCGTCGTTGCCGGGTCTTCTCTCGGCGGTATCCAGGCGTTCTTTCTGTCGGAAGATCTCTGACTCGATTGATTCTATCTTCTCTTCGTGAATCTCTTCCCTTTCGTCGAGCTGCCGGTAGATTTGTTCCAGTTGCTGTTCCAATCGCTCTTTCTCGTTGTGGATGCTTTGTTCGAGGAAGCCGTCAATCTCGTCCCAGGATGACTGTGAGTAGATATCGTAGTCGACAGAGTCTGGGACGTCGTAGTCAAGATAGCCCGGCATACCGAGAATAACCTGAAGAGGAGTTAAGAACCCTATCCCGTCTACCATTTTAAAGTGCTGAAAAGTTAACTATACTTGAGGAGTGGCTTTGTGATAGCTCACCAAAATCCGATCAGCTTCAGATCCTGCTGTAGATGCGACGAAATAGTCCAACTCTCTGTCGACGATCTTCAATCCTGCAATCAGCAAATCCAGTGCTCGGTCTGCAGCTATATCTACGGGTGACTCAGGTATCGCGTTTAGAACCTTTCTCTACTTCCTGCTCAAACTGCTGAAGGGCTTGTTCACTGTTTTCCAGCTTGGGAAGTTTGCAGTGGTGAAGGCCTTCGCACGGACCAGGACCTTGTTTTCCTCGAATATGGGTTTCTGGAGCTGGCTTACACTCGGCTCTGTTCTTGTCTGGGAGCACAGGGCTGCGTTACGTGAAGCAGTTCAAACTGGGGCTGTGAAGCCTGTCGTTGTCTCCTACGCTGTGCAGCTCGGAGAGAGTATTCAAATCTTGGTCTCTGTGCTTCAGCAGGTTCCGATGGCTCACGGATGGGAGTATCTGACCTTGCTGATTACGGCGGTAGGTGCTGCTGCCCACGTTCTCTGGTATTTCAAAGCGGCGTACATCGTGGCTGCGTGGTTCGATCCGGACGTGTCTCCGCTTCTCGTCTGGGGATTGATCGCGATGAATTACTTCGCTATCGTGTTTGCGGTGACGGGCTGGCTTCCCGATGCTGGCACGCTGAAGGCCTTGACCAACGTGGTGGATCTATTCGAGGTTCAGAGATTGAATCCGTTGATGGATCCTGGGAACGCATCTAACGTGACGAACTTTTCGGCTGGGCAGTTGCCGAACTCGACGGGATAGTCCTTTAAAAGTGGTGACTTACCACTAATCTAATAGTAATGGAGGATAGCTTCCTGCTCCCCTTCGAAATAGAAACGATGGAGATTTGGGAGAGAGACTACAACAATCAAAAACTGGTCACAGTCCCAGCAGACTCCGACTTCGAGAAGGGAGAAGAAGTAGCCATCATCCGCAAAGACGATCTGAAAAAGCTACTCAACGGACCTGACGAGGATGATTTCGAATGAAACACAAGACGACAATAGCTGCATCTCTACTTCTACTGCTTTCAGGCCTTGCAGCAGCCACGCATACTAACGAGATTCAAGCAAACCCTGCGAACAAGACTGTGCTGGCCACAAACAGTACAGTCAACGGCTCGAACGTCTCAACTAATACATTCTCGTTCCCGGTCCGTACGGAGAACAATTCCCTCGTATCGGATATCCCTCTCTCAATCCCGGCAGGTGTCTACGACGGAAGGGTAGAGCTGGAGAACAATTACAGTCATAACTTCACAGTCCGCGTACTTCCCTACGTCAACTGGAGCTTGACTCCTGACAAGATCGAGGACACGATCAACGTCGGAACTTCTGGCAAGCTCACCGGACAGACCATCTCCCTCACTGGAAACACCAATACAACAATCGATGTCTCTCTCAACGGTAACGTCTCGAAATATCTCCAGGTAACTGACCAGGTCACGGTCTATCCCGACATCAACTCCTCAGTCGTACTGCAGTACAACGTCCGAGAGACAACAGAATATGGACTGTACAACGGGACACTGCAGTTGAACGGGTCATACAATAATTCTCAGCAGGTACCTGTCCGTCTCCAGTTCAAGGACAACGTCACGCCAGCAATTCAGGACGTGGAGACACCGAGCTTCACCGCGACCTTCCCGGAGAACTTCACGGTGAAGGCCTCGGACAATCTCAACATATCTGCGGTTAAAGCTGAGGTCCTCAACGAAACCCAGGTCCAGTCCGGCAACACGACTGAGACAGTGAACAAGACGATAGAGACCCTGTCCTTCACGAAGATAGAAAATACTCAGAAATGGGCGGCCAGACCTCCCGCAGAGAGTCCGGGGACGTTCTACGTTGACGGCTACGTCGTCGACGGCGCAGGAAACAGAGCCAACTTCACCTCGAAGTACTCAGTTGAGGAGATCGACGCTGTCGAAGTCAATAGCTCCGTTTCGCTTCAGAACTACAGGGTTGAGTCAGAAATCGTCGAGAAGATTGGGAAGGTAGAACGTGAGACTCCGGTCGAGATCACGCTTGAATCCTTCAGTCAGCCACTGCAAAGCCCTAACGAGACGTGGAACCTGGCGATCAAGACCCGGAACGGCGAGAAGTTCCTGAGGAACGAGAACCATTCAGTGACGGTTGAAGGCCCTACTCCAGTCTACCTCAAGGTGTACGGCAACGTGCCGGAGAGATTCGATGGACGGCTCAGCTTCGAGGGCGTCAAACAACACGTACCAATCGACGATGTCCGGTTCAACGGCCAGTACCTGCAGTGCAAGGTTCCAAAGAAAGAGATAATCACAGTGTTCGACCGGAACGTTACTTACAGCCCTGTAAACAGCGACAGCTGTGAGAAAGCAGGGTGGAGAGTCTCTTACTTCATCTCCGCGGATACGGTGCCGATAGGCTCGAATCTCAAGCAGAGTACTCGAGTCTTCATACCGGAACAAGTCCAAGAGGAGACCGAAGACTTCCGGGAGAACGAGAAACAGAGGCTGAAAGAGAAAGCTGCGGACAACGCAGACTGGGGAAAGGTCTTCCTCTTCATCGCCGTACTCGGCTGGGGAGCATTCCTCTGGGAGCGCAGAGTCGCACCTTCCTGGTACTACACACGTCTCAAAACCACAGATCTACTTTCAACAGATTTCCTCGGAGGAGACGATGATGAGGGCGGTATCTTCGGGTGACTAAATTATACTATGGCAAAAGAACCACTGGTAATCGACCTCTTTTTCGGCGAATACTTCGGCGGCCACACCGGTGAAATGGAAAGGCCGGACGAATACCCTGAACGGGTAAAACCTAAAATCAGGCCTATGGGAACCAAGGGCTCAGAAATCTTCTCAAGGCCCAAGACATTCCCCTACGCTCTTGATGAGGAGAAGAACATCGAGGAGTACCGGACAGATGCCGGCTTCCGAGTGATGATCCTCAGGCCTACGAAGGATATCCCTGGCTTGACTGAAGAAGAGTTCAAGCGGACTATCGGATATCGGATGAACGAAGATCTGAAAGATGAGATCAGCAGGCTCGAAGGTGAGATTCAGGAGAAAGAGAAGCTGCTTGGAACTGTTTCGAAAGAAGCTGATGTGCTGCGTGAGGAACGTGAAGAGTTGGAGAAGAAGGAAGCAGCTCAGTCTTCGAGTTCCAGCGGCATCGAGTGCCCTGACTGTAACAGTACGAATCCAAAATCACGGTGGAAGAACAACGACGGCTACTGTCCAAGCTGCAGCGACGTAGCCCTCGAAGATGCAATCTAAAGGTGACCTCCTAAGTGGGACTATTCGACGACGAAGACGACGAGATCACAGATAAGATACTTGAAAAACAGGATCTGGACAAGGCTGCGAAAGACCTAAAGTCGAAGACGGAAAGCGAGCTCGACCAGGGAAGCGTCAACAAGTACAATCTGCGAGATATCCTTGATCGACGTCGAAGCCACGCCAGCCAGATTGAGGACGCGGCGTCGACGAAGGCAGATTTAGCTTTAGAGAAATACGAAGACTTGGAGCAACGGCGGAAAGAAGAAGACTTCCAGACAAACTTGGATAGGAACGCTGTTGACGTGGATGACTGGGAAGATGCGTTAGAAGTTAACCGGCACTATCGGCAGCTGGTTTCCCGCCTTGCGTTGGCGTTGAAGGTCTACAAGGATCAGGATGACCTGCTGAGTGACGCTATCGATCTGCAGCAGATGAGGCAGGACGAGTCCAAAGTTATGGAGATGACCAAGAAGTACGTGAACGAGAGCCAGAATCAGTTCCAGACTATGAGTCGGGACATGGTTGACGAAATAACTGAATCAGTCGAGAGTCTCGAAGAGGAACTGACTGAGAACCACGTCGAGGTCTCTAAGAATATGAAGGAGGCTGCCGAAGCCTTGGAATCTGCTGCCGGTCAGATCAACACGCCTGAGTCGAATCCAGCAACAGGCTCGACGTCAGCTTCGGTAGATACTGAGCAACAGCAGGTGTCGATAAACCAGACTGATACAACCCAGTCTAAGGATCAAACCGAGGATCAGGAGAAGGATCTGAGCGACCTCACCAGTTTACAGGAAGATCTCTACGAACTGGTTGACGAAAACCCGGGACAAGATCTAGAGTGGTATGCGGACGAACTGGGGAAACAGGAGCACATCCTGAAGGGACAGGTCACGAACATCCAGAAGAAAGGCTTCGAAAACTTCGGACAGAGAATCGAGGGCATCTAACCCTCTCTCTCTTCCACTCTGGTGATCTGGTCTGGTACTGATAATTCGAAAGCTGCGGGACAACAGGGCGCAGAAGGACGTCAAATACGACGACCTGCCCGAGAAACTAGTAAAAAGGACAACCACTGTTGATTATACAGACAGCAGCAGCTTCCAGAACCACCGTTACAGGGTAGCGGAATACGAAGCAGGTACGGAACCGGTCCAAGGAAAGTACATCAAGGACGTTACAAAGTACAAGGGACCGGTAGACGAGGCACCTATCCAGATCTACTCGGTAGAGAACGGAAAACCAGTGATAGACGAAGAAAGGCTGGTCCACGAGATATACCAGGAATACGGAGAAGGAAGAGTCAACGTCTACAAATTCGGCGGAAACCCTCCAATCGAATCGATATTCGAGAACAAGTTCATAAAGAAGATACTATGATCGAAATTGCTCAGACCCATCTCCTAATCGCATTTGCAGTCTTCCTAATCGTACAAGCAGCAGGCCTGATCAGAGGCCTCAAGCACGGAGGACCTCTCGTAGGCTACTTCGTCTTCACACTGCTCGGTGCCGGAGCCGGATATTTCATCCTCGTAACACTGCCACAGGTGATATAGCTATCAGACTGAAAGACGCCAAAATCTACGCAGCAGCAATCTTCCTCTTCCTACTCGGCAACTTCTACACAGGGCTGATTCCCTGGAGCTGGATTTTCGGACTATCAACGATAGTCGGAGGGGCTGTAGCTTACTACAACTGGGATCAGGAGGCCTTCGGGTTCGACTCTGATCGGAAGACTGTGAAGGTCAAACCGGTGGAGGCTCCGAAAAAGCTGAACAAGAAAGTGCTGAAGGCCTCTGGTTACAGGCCTCTCAACTTGGATAAGACACACGACGATAACCGGGATTTCCACACTGACTCCAGATGGGTGAGGGTCGACGGTGAGAAACACTTGATGTACGGGATAATCGGAAGGCCGCGAAACACGAAGAAGCGTGAGATACTCGCGTACATCTACGATCTCTCAGACGACCAAATCAGGAAGTACAGCGGAGACATCCACGACCCGGAAGGCAGAATCAACCCGTTCAAAGGAAAATACAGCTGGCTGCAAGCAGAAGGCGTCACAGCGAAGCGGAAGGAGTCTGGTAGAGGGAACAAAATCGAGATTAATCAGGGACCGCCTCGGGAAGAGGCCTCATCCGAGGGAAACTGATATCCTCTTCAAACATCTTTTAAAAGGAGTTAATGGCAATTATTCAATACTAGGGTGATACCTGATAGGACTTTTCGAACATGCGATCCAGGCAGGAGCAGACAAATATCGGAAGTACAGTCAAGAGGAAGAAGAAATCGATGTCGACTACAACGGCAGGCTTCCGATCGCCTACGAGGTCGAGTCTGGAGACACCGTCAATATCGAGTTGACGGATACAACGAGGATACTGCTTGTAGCTCCCACAGGGCGTGGAAAGACAGTAGCGGGGAAACGGATTGTCTCCACAGCTTACGACGACGGCTGGACTCCCATCCACTTCTCTGACGTCAAGAATGACTTCCAGTCAATCTCCTACGCCGGCGGAGCCTCAAAGCAGATGATCGAAACGATGGGCTTGGTAGAAGGTGAGGAACCTCACGCCATCCCCCGGAAACTGTTCCAGCCGAAGTTCCTCGTCGAGGATTACCAGAACGGGAAACCGTCCTACATCGAGCAGTTCACACTCGGTTTCGAGGACATCACGAAATCTGACCTGATGTTCCTGCTCGATTTCAACAGCGAACCACAGAAACAGGTCTTCGACAACCTGCTTGGAGATCTCAACATAGAGGACGAGAACTTCACCTCGCTGAAAGCCAAGCTGGACAACGTTGAGATCGACTACGCGGACAATCTCAAAGGCCCGATCAAGAGGACGTTGAACAGCTTGGAGAACAGCAAGATCCTCGCCTCGCACCTGAGGAAGAACCCGTTCAACTACATCGAGTGCTGGGAATGCCACGACTGCGGCGAATACGTTTGGAAAGAAGACAAGGGCGAACACGAGTTGAAGAACCACGAGCTCGAGGAGAAGAGAGCGGTCGTATCTCTCAGTCTCAAGCATTACGACAACTACACCTACGGCGATGAAGAGAAGTTCCAGTTCTACGTCGCGGTACTGATGAGGAACTTCATTAAGGAAGTCAGGCGGGGGAATATCGAAGGCCCATTCATACTTTATGGGGATGAGTTCCACGAAGTTGCTGGCCGAGACACTGGCGACCTCGTCAAGAGGTACTTCCAGAAAATCCTCGATATCGCTGGACGTCAGGCGGATGTAGCAACGATCCTCAGCACGCAGCGTCCATCCAAACTGCCGTACCCGCAGAGCTCAGATCCCTACGATTTCGTGGGCGACACGACGCATATGTTCATCGGAGAAGGCCTGAACCCGGTGGATTGGAGAAAAGCGTTGAACTCGACTAACCTGTACGGACAGGGCGATAAGGAGAAGTGGAGGAAGAAGATCAACGACCTGAATCAGTACGAGTTCTTGTATGTGAACCCGGAGAAGCACGACGGCGTCGAGGACTGTCCTGTAGTACAGTTCTACAGCCCGTTGGTCAGGCATACCGGGTAGCCGTCTGCCGGTTTTTTAAGTAGTATCTCCACATTCCTAATTAGATAAAATGGCTGAGAAGTATCGATGCCTGGTCCAGTGCAGAGGATGCGGAGAAGAATACAGAACAGATCCAAAGGATGATCGCTCCGCACCTAACCGTCACTACAAAACCCGTGAAGACGGCTGTGGCAGCACCGATACCTCAGTCATAGACTCGTGGCCGGTGAACGACTGAAGTGGTACTCGACTCGATCATACAGCTGGCTTTCCAGAACCCCGAGGCAACAGTTGCAGCTGCCTACATCGTAGCTGCTCTGTTGAGCATCGACAGGGTCCCAGCACGAGTACCGGTCATCCGAAGTCTGTACGTAACAGGTGCATTGGTCCTGGCTGCATCCGGATTCTACTTTTTCGCAGTCCCCACACCAAGTACAGGTCTTCAACGGCTGTTCGCCGCGATCACGAACGGCATCTTCGTCGGATTCGGTCTGGTAGCAGTCAAGAAAATAATCGATATCAAAGCAGGGTGATACAGAATCAATAGTAGACGGAAAGGCTCGACAGCATTCAAGGTAGTTTCAGGGATTGCAGTCTTAGTTCTTGGAGCGTTGGTTATCGGCTCTGCACTCAATCTTGGCCCTCTGAGCAGTGTTGTAACTACAGAGGACGGGTGCTGGCACAAGATCCAGCAGAACAACCAGACCTTCGACTCAGAAAAACAGCTCAGAGACTACGCCTCAGAGAGAGGTGTCTCGATACCTTCCAGTGCCTCCTTCAAAATCATCAACGGCACCCTGTATCAGGAGGCCGAATGCGTAGGTGAAATCACGAGTGGATAACGGTTGGAAGGCCTCAATAGCAGCAGTTTCTCTTCTACTGTTTACTTCGTTAGCAGCTGCGGGTACCACGTCCGTTGACAGTGTTAAGTACAAGAGCAACAGCGAGTTCTTCGACGGAGAAGTTCTCCAGGCCGGTTACGTCTCGAACTTTGCGACCGATGAAATCGACGTATATCTCGGATCCAGTGAAATTGAGAGCAGGACCGGTGCAACCGCAGAAGAAGATCTGACGTTGAGTGTTTCTCACCAGAATACCTACGCTCGATACCCGGCACAGGACACCGGGTTGGACAAGATCTACGGCTGGGACGGAATCAGTACTACAGTCAGTTCCAAAGAAAAACTGTGGAACTGGGTTACCTCGAACTGTGCCGACCTGAACGACGCACAGACCTACACAGTCGACGGATGGGGAACAACCGACGTCGAGGCCTACGGAAACAGGTGGTACGACTACTGGAGTGGAACCTACAAGTATGATATCTACTGTTTCAGGAAGAATGGATACTACGGAGCTGTCGCGGATATAGGTTCACC from Haloarcula litorea encodes:
- a CDS encoding aryl-sulfate sulfotransferase; protein product: MRVPRPSHSVVRATLVTVFLVLLAVPVAAFVSAQVGATESPEVKRAGEVSGPDRAGYTVITTQEFSASYPSAELIVLAPDGTPVYVDDRWDTYFDVDPVPGRSETVEYVAADYISHPDCNDNGSCTREVFVRENFTTGGARVLWSRVTPGKANTRVHDIDRIDESRIVVADVYRDEVFVYDTERQVRVWTWRAQRDYPLGSGGPFPEDWTHINDVEVLPDGRLMVSLRNQDSVVFLARNGTLLDRQTLGSDGRHDVLYEQHNPDYLPGASPSVLVADSENDRVVEYRRRDGEWRRTWHWRDQRLRWPRDADRLPNGHTLITDTNGDRVLEVNESGAVVWSVEVGLPYEAERLSTGPESAGGPNATRAGLASRGPVLDRASDQGQRGALATAGAFVRQVVPESVRNGLTFVLPPGLYWWHVPLLGAALLDLGVLALLELRRSNWRFVWPVAASDERE